The Sulfurihydrogenibium sp. genome segment GCAGTATTTGAAGGAATTAGGGCTTATTACAACAAAGAAAACGATAAAATGTACGGCTTATTTTTTAAAGAACACTATGAAAGACTTTTTAAAAACATGAAAATATTAAACATGAGTATTGAAGAAACGATAGAACAGCTTGTAGACATAACAGCACAGTTGGTTAAAATTAATAATCATAAAGAAGATGTTTATATAAGACCGATTGTGTATTTCTCTGATTTGGCGATTGGACCAAAATTAATTGGATACACCGCAAAAATTGCAATTTATACGTTACCTCTTGGAGATTATATAGACACAGATAAAGGAATTAAGGCTAAGGTTTCTTCTTGGATAAGAGTAAGTGACAATATGATTCCACCAAGATTAAAGGTTACGGGTGCTTATGTAAACTCAGCAATGGCAAAAACAGAGGCATTATTAGCCGGAGCAGAAGAGGCAATCGTATTAAATAAAGATGGTTATGTTTCTGAAGGCAGTGCAGAAAATATTTTCATCGTTAGAAACGGAAAGCTTATAACCCCGCCGGTGAGTGATGATATTTTAGAAGGAATAACAAGAAATGCAGTTATGGAAATAGCAAGAGATTTAAACATACCTGTTGTAGAAAGAAGCATTTCAAGAACAGAGCTTTACGTGGCTGACGAAGTATTCTTCTGTGGAACAGGAGCCCAGATTTCTCCAGTAATTGAGATAGATGGCAAGCCAATAGCAGATGGTAAAGTCGGAAAAATAACGAAGATGATTAAAGATATATATTTTGATGCAGTAAGAGGTAAAAACGAAAGATATAAACACTGGATTATTGAGATAGATTGAAAAAGATAGAAAAAATTATTCAAAGAGATTTAAGAAAGTATCCTAATTTAAAACTGAATGTTGTTAATGAAAATAACAACAGCTGCATTTTTTTTGATATAGGCTACGGTGATAAGTTTTTCATATATTATTTAAGCATTGAAAATTTAGAAAAACTTTCAGATTTTTCAACGTATATCGTCTTTAAAGAGATTTTAGATAGATATATGAAAGTCGGGTATCCAAAAGGATTTCGTACCCGATTTTTTATAAACTTTAACAATGATTTTCAGTGCTTAATAGAAAATTTAAAAAAGCTAAAAAAAGATGATATTTTACTGCTCTTTTTGCTAAACAACGCTGGCGTAGGGAATGAAAAGTTAGCAGTTAACAA includes the following:
- a CDS encoding branched-chain amino acid transaminase, whose product is MAIVYFENKFVPEEEAKISIKTNSFHYGTAVFEGIRAYYNKENDKMYGLFFKEHYERLFKNMKILNMSIEETIEQLVDITAQLVKINNHKEDVYIRPIVYFSDLAIGPKLIGYTAKIAIYTLPLGDYIDTDKGIKAKVSSWIRVSDNMIPPRLKVTGAYVNSAMAKTEALLAGAEEAIVLNKDGYVSEGSAENIFIVRNGKLITPPVSDDILEGITRNAVMEIARDLNIPVVERSISRTELYVADEVFFCGTGAQISPVIEIDGKPIADGKVGKITKMIKDIYFDAVRGKNERYKHWIIEID